The Mesobacillus jeotgali genome window below encodes:
- a CDS encoding DNA cytosine methyltransferase, with protein MAILDLFSGCGGLSEGFLQAGLEVAVSVEIDAKACETQRLNHPDTQVLQADLTELSPEELTARTGYEQFDVIIGGPPCQGFSLIGTRLGTGRAIGEFGEDPRNKLYREFVKYVRHFQPRVFLMENVPGLFSMHQGAVREDIERDFSFDHPDGEFRGYNVRAEIVRAVEFGVPQSRERVIFIGVRNDINLEFDFPEGILAPENYFTLGDAISDLPPLGIRDGEHRVPFNYQENEYLRLLNHNAWNIRRENGYEDGYLYNHISRFHNDRDRELFSILEPFQKLRELDPDRIPIRLRNGFDDFYRKLDYGRPSPTIIAHLSKDGLAFIHPDGNQARSISVREAARLQSFPDNYVFVGPQSAMYRQIGNAVPPLLGYHLGLHVMGILERIQELEEQLALNL; from the coding sequence ATGGCGATACTGGATTTGTTTTCTGGTTGTGGGGGATTAAGTGAAGGGTTTTTACAGGCTGGACTAGAAGTCGCTGTTTCAGTCGAAATTGATGCAAAAGCATGTGAAACCCAAAGATTAAACCACCCAGATACACAGGTATTACAAGCTGACCTAACTGAACTTAGTCCTGAAGAATTAACTGCCAGGACAGGGTATGAACAATTTGATGTAATAATTGGTGGTCCTCCTTGCCAGGGTTTTTCTCTGATTGGTACAAGATTAGGTACTGGAAGAGCAATAGGAGAGTTTGGTGAAGACCCCCGTAATAAACTATACAGGGAATTCGTTAAGTATGTAAGACATTTCCAGCCGAGAGTATTTCTAATGGAGAATGTCCCTGGGTTATTTTCAATGCATCAAGGGGCAGTTCGCGAAGATATTGAAAGGGATTTTTCCTTTGACCATCCAGATGGTGAATTCAGAGGATATAATGTAAGAGCTGAGATAGTTAGAGCTGTTGAATTTGGGGTTCCACAAAGTAGAGAAAGAGTTATTTTTATAGGGGTAAGAAATGACATTAATCTAGAGTTTGATTTTCCAGAAGGAATTTTAGCACCTGAGAATTATTTTACATTAGGAGATGCTATCAGTGATTTACCTCCTCTAGGGATTAGAGATGGAGAACATAGAGTGCCGTTTAATTACCAAGAAAATGAATATTTACGACTACTTAATCATAACGCTTGGAATATTAGGCGAGAAAATGGTTACGAAGATGGATATTTATATAACCATATATCCCGCTTCCATAACGATAGAGATAGAGAGTTATTTAGCATCCTCGAGCCCTTTCAAAAATTAAGAGAGCTTGATCCTGATCGAATTCCTATTCGTTTACGAAACGGTTTTGATGATTTTTATAGGAAGTTGGACTATGGGCGACCGTCACCAACTATAATTGCACACTTAAGTAAAGATGGTCTGGCTTTTATCCATCCTGATGGGAATCAGGCAAGATCGATTTCTGTTCGTGAAGCTGCGCGTCTTCAAAGTTTTCCTGATAATTATGTATTTGTCGGACCGCAGTCAGCAATGTACCGACAAATTGGAAATGCTGTTCCGCCTTTACTAGGTTACCACTTGGGTTTACATGTAATGGGAATATTAGAACGAATCCAAGAATTAGAAGAACAACTTGCGCTTAATCTTTAA
- a CDS encoding LysE family transporter — MNVSLLVSYIFLGLTLAAPIGPVNSARLDKGIKNGFWHAWIVGTGSMIADAIFMLLIYLGLVNFLDMPIIQIFLWLFGGFVLIYSGIECILKANHIDLAFSRGKESMLKCFLTGFIMSISSPLSILFWLGIYGSVLAKTASNYGRADLLIYSSMIFLGLALWDIFVAAITSGFRRFLNYGSLRAISILSGLSLLGFGVYFGYQGIKAVFL; from the coding sequence TTGAATGTCAGTTTACTAGTCAGTTATATATTCCTTGGGTTAACACTGGCAGCTCCAATCGGACCGGTAAATTCAGCCAGGTTGGATAAGGGAATCAAAAATGGGTTCTGGCATGCCTGGATTGTAGGGACAGGTTCCATGATTGCCGATGCTATTTTTATGCTGTTAATCTATTTAGGTCTTGTCAATTTTTTGGACATGCCGATCATTCAAATATTTCTCTGGCTGTTTGGCGGGTTCGTCCTGATTTACTCGGGAATCGAGTGTATTTTAAAGGCCAATCATATTGATCTAGCTTTCAGCCGAGGTAAAGAATCAATGCTCAAATGCTTCCTCACAGGTTTTATCATGTCAATCAGCAGTCCTTTATCCATCCTCTTCTGGCTAGGAATCTATGGTTCTGTCCTTGCGAAAACAGCCAGCAACTATGGAAGGGCAGACTTATTGATTTATAGCAGCATGATTTTTCTTGGTCTTGCATTGTGGGATATTTTCGTCGCAGCGATTACAAGCGGGTTCAGGAGGTTTCTCAATTATGGTAGCTTGAGGGCTATTTCGATCCTATCAGGCCTTTCCTTGCTTGGTTTTGGCGTTTATTTTGGATATCAAGGTATCAAGGCAGTATTTTTGTAG
- a CDS encoding DeoR/GlpR family DNA-binding transcription regulator, with protein sequence MLTPERHQLILQMIKDKPIVKIQDLVDRTGASESTIRRDLTILEEGKFLKRVHGGAARLRGKLQEPSMIEKSTKFLQEKRQIAQYAASLVEEGDSIYLDAGSTVLEMVNFLPAKDIVVVTNGLMHLPQLLERNIETYVIGGYAKLKTNAIIGRGALASLEQYRFDKCFLGVNGIHPDSGYTTPDQEEAMIKQKAMSLSRESFVLADDTKFSEITFAKIADLHEAAIITNAIDEDHQGQYTSKTLIKVVTS encoded by the coding sequence ATGTTAACACCTGAGCGCCACCAGCTCATTTTACAGATGATAAAAGATAAACCTATAGTGAAGATACAGGACTTAGTTGATCGGACTGGGGCTTCGGAGTCAACCATCCGCCGGGACCTTACAATCCTTGAGGAAGGGAAGTTCCTGAAAAGAGTGCATGGCGGAGCTGCCAGGTTAAGAGGCAAACTTCAGGAGCCAAGCATGATTGAAAAATCCACCAAATTCCTTCAGGAAAAAAGACAAATCGCCCAATATGCTGCAAGTCTTGTAGAAGAAGGTGACAGTATCTATCTTGATGCCGGATCGACTGTTTTGGAAATGGTCAATTTCCTTCCGGCTAAAGATATCGTCGTGGTGACTAACGGTCTCATGCACTTACCTCAGCTACTTGAAAGAAATATAGAAACATATGTGATCGGCGGGTATGCCAAGCTGAAAACCAATGCAATTATCGGAAGAGGGGCACTCGCAAGCCTTGAGCAGTATCGTTTCGATAAATGCTTTCTCGGAGTCAATGGTATACATCCCGATTCGGGGTATACGACACCAGACCAGGAAGAAGCAATGATCAAGCAAAAAGCGATGTCTTTGTCTCGCGAGTCATTTGTACTTGCTGATGACACGAAGTTCTCTGAAATTACATTTGCAAAAATAGCAGACTTGCATGAAGCTGCGATCATCACAAATGCCATTGATGAGGATCATCAAGGACAATATACGAGCAAAACTTTAATAAAGGTTGTGACATCATGA
- a CDS encoding fructose-specific PTS transporter subunit EIIC yields the protein MRITELLTRETILLSMSAASKQDAVNELVGVLEKAGKITNRDAFKEAILKREQQSTTGVGDGIAIPHAKTSVVKEAAIVFGRSEAGIDYQSLDGQPAHLFFMIAAPEGANNTHLEALARLSSILMKAEAREKLLGAKTADDVIGIINSYDKDENEEKVERSNKKFIVAVTACPTGIAHTYMAADSLKAKAAEMGVDIKVETNGSGGAKNVLTKEDIENAEAVIIAADTKVDMDRFAGKPLIDVPVADGIRKPKDLIEKAVKKDAPLYKASGNAAAEKKESRGGVYKHLMNGVSNMLPFVVGGGILIAISFMFGYNAFNPDDPSYHPIAKALMDIGGGSGAFGLLVPILAGFIALSIADRPGFAPGMVGGLLAATGGGGFLGGLVAGFLAGYLVLGLKKLFAGLPASLEGIKTILLYPLFGIALTGFIMLFLVNKPVGALNQAITDWLSGLGTGNAVLLGVVLGLMMAFDMGGPVNKAAYVFGTGLLANGVYEPMAAIMAAGMVPPLGIALATTIFKNKFSKEDQDAGKANYIMGLSFITEGAIPFAAADPLRVIPSVMAGSAVAGGLTMMFNIGLRAPHGGLFVVPLVEGGWLLYLAAILIGSIVSAVLLGLLKKPVTK from the coding sequence ATGAGAATCACAGAACTGCTGACTAGAGAGACAATTCTATTATCAATGAGTGCTGCGTCAAAGCAGGATGCAGTAAATGAGCTTGTAGGAGTGCTTGAGAAGGCTGGGAAAATTACAAACCGGGATGCTTTTAAAGAAGCGATCCTAAAACGTGAACAACAGAGTACTACAGGTGTTGGAGATGGAATCGCCATTCCACACGCAAAAACGTCAGTCGTGAAGGAAGCGGCAATTGTATTTGGACGTTCAGAAGCCGGAATCGATTATCAATCATTGGACGGACAGCCTGCACATCTGTTCTTCATGATTGCAGCACCTGAGGGAGCGAATAATACCCATCTAGAGGCACTTGCCCGACTTTCTTCCATCTTGATGAAAGCTGAAGCACGTGAGAAACTTCTCGGAGCAAAGACTGCTGATGATGTCATTGGAATCATTAACAGCTACGACAAGGATGAGAACGAAGAGAAGGTTGAAAGAAGCAATAAAAAATTCATCGTTGCGGTAACTGCATGTCCTACGGGTATTGCCCATACCTATATGGCAGCAGATTCATTGAAAGCAAAAGCAGCCGAAATGGGCGTAGATATCAAGGTTGAAACGAATGGATCGGGCGGAGCGAAAAATGTCCTTACGAAAGAAGACATCGAAAACGCAGAAGCAGTCATCATTGCCGCTGATACAAAGGTGGATATGGACCGCTTTGCTGGAAAACCATTAATTGATGTCCCGGTTGCAGACGGCATCCGCAAACCGAAGGACTTGATCGAAAAGGCTGTTAAAAAGGACGCACCACTGTACAAGGCTTCAGGCAATGCAGCGGCAGAAAAGAAAGAAAGCCGTGGCGGAGTTTACAAGCATCTGATGAATGGTGTTTCGAACATGCTTCCATTTGTAGTTGGTGGCGGTATCTTAATCGCTATTTCGTTCATGTTCGGCTACAATGCCTTTAATCCGGATGATCCATCCTATCACCCAATTGCAAAGGCGTTGATGGATATTGGCGGAGGCAGCGGTGCCTTTGGTTTACTGGTGCCAATTCTTGCCGGCTTTATCGCACTAAGTATTGCTGATAGACCAGGTTTTGCACCGGGTATGGTCGGAGGCTTGCTCGCAGCAACTGGAGGCGGTGGGTTCCTAGGCGGTTTAGTCGCTGGTTTCCTTGCTGGCTACCTCGTATTGGGACTCAAGAAATTGTTCGCTGGACTTCCTGCTTCACTTGAGGGGATCAAGACCATTCTCTTGTATCCGTTATTCGGTATTGCTTTAACAGGATTCATCATGCTGTTTTTAGTGAACAAACCAGTTGGTGCCTTGAATCAGGCAATCACAGATTGGCTTTCAGGATTAGGGACTGGGAATGCAGTATTGCTTGGTGTTGTCCTCGGTTTAATGATGGCATTCGACATGGGCGGACCAGTGAATAAAGCCGCTTATGTTTTCGGAACAGGCTTGCTTGCGAACGGTGTATATGAGCCAATGGCAGCGATCATGGCAGCTGGTATGGTTCCTCCGCTAGGCATCGCATTGGCAACAACTATCTTTAAAAATAAGTTTTCAAAAGAAGACCAGGATGCAGGCAAGGCAAATTACATCATGGGACTTTCTTTCATCACTGAAGGGGCAATCCCATTTGCAGCCGCTGATCCACTCCGTGTTATTCCTTCAGTAATGGCTGGATCAGCCGTTGCAGGCGGATTGACTATGATGTTCAACATTGGCTTAAGAGCTCCTCACGGTGGACTGTTCGTAGTGCCGCTTGTCGAGGGTGGGTGGCTGTTATATCTTGCCGCCATTCTCATTGGCTCAATTGTCTCAGCCGTATTGCTTGGACTATTGAAAAAACCAGTTACAAAATAA
- the pfkB gene encoding 1-phosphofructokinase, which produces MIYTLTLNPSVDYIVEADEIQLGSLNRTSNETKLPGGKGINVSRVLRSLGVESEATGFIGGLTGRYVEEFLNREGVQTGFVNVEGDTRINVKIKAGSETEINARGPEISSHAIDSLKDQIRKLGKGDYLVLAGSIPSSMPDSIYEEVVQICKDRGAEIIVDAEGDLLKDILCHRPFLIKPNHHELGQFFNREITDPDEAILYGKKLVKAGAKNVIVSLAEKGAVYINEDGSYKATVPQGEVKSSVGAGDSMVAGFLAQFLKTTDTKEAFRYSVASGSATAFSIGLCTPEKVEKLLQEVKILNS; this is translated from the coding sequence ATGATTTACACGCTGACACTTAATCCATCTGTCGATTACATCGTGGAAGCAGATGAAATCCAGCTGGGCAGCTTGAATAGGACTTCAAATGAAACAAAGCTGCCTGGCGGCAAAGGAATAAATGTTTCAAGGGTACTGCGCTCCCTTGGAGTTGAAAGCGAGGCTACAGGTTTTATTGGAGGCCTCACCGGCAGGTATGTCGAGGAGTTTCTTAACAGGGAAGGCGTGCAAACCGGTTTCGTCAATGTTGAGGGTGATACACGAATCAACGTTAAGATCAAGGCCGGATCAGAAACAGAAATAAATGCCCGTGGCCCGGAGATTTCATCACATGCTATTGACTCATTGAAAGACCAGATCAGGAAGCTGGGAAAGGGCGATTACCTGGTTCTGGCCGGAAGCATTCCATCCAGCATGCCTGATTCTATATATGAAGAAGTTGTCCAAATCTGCAAGGACAGAGGAGCAGAAATAATCGTGGACGCAGAAGGAGACCTGCTTAAAGATATTCTTTGTCACAGGCCATTCCTGATCAAGCCGAATCATCATGAATTAGGACAGTTCTTCAATAGGGAAATCACAGATCCTGATGAAGCCATCTTGTATGGAAAAAAACTTGTCAAAGCTGGTGCTAAAAATGTCATTGTTTCATTGGCTGAGAAAGGGGCCGTATATATAAATGAAGACGGCTCATATAAGGCTACTGTGCCTCAAGGCGAAGTCAAGAGTTCAGTAGGTGCCGGAGATTCAATGGTGGCTGGTTTCCTTGCCCAGTTCCTAAAAACCACGGACACCAAAGAAGCATTCCGATATAGTGTAGCTTCAGGAAGTGCCACTGCATTTTCAATCGGATTATGTACACCTGAGAAAGTTGAAAAACTTCTTCAAGAAGTAAAAATACTTAACAGCTAG
- a CDS encoding DUF1998 domain-containing protein, giving the protein MVEIPVRRAQLIAPFGPGALTVTKEGVSVICAGVDHWYKDYYGTYENTDLDHYKIREWRLERLLNVSHFRLPPDFRVKGQSDLDINLYLNVPFLRFPQWHYCRFCGRLEKFKLHVSSNRLECPSCKKKGNSNHLVQVPYVAMCEHGHLQDFPWREWVHAEVNPNCKQPMYLESTGGTGLSSMVVKCECGISPRSLMRVTSASPNGTTFLSENLDKNKDIVFTCQGKRPWLGTEDSEPCSNHLRATLRNASNLYFAKVKSAIYIPGDNKKEVEEVIDIFQTETFQTFLGLLNEVQLSNEKKVEKLRNLAKRELKPYSDSLLKEALSRLDAEFKPNELEINETRYEHQLRYEEYKVLTETTDQHNLKIKSFAMKEYKKDVSDFFSDVFLVEKLKETRVLAGFTRVISENGLSTDELKNMLRQTNLSSQDENWLPAYEVYGEGIFLKLDEKKLCDWEQNTEVLKRIKPLQDKFDDLYSQGRIEYKEISPRYVLIHTLAHLLINQLTFDCGYSTAALRERLYVSNHTQESMNGLLIYTAAGDSDGTMGGLVKMAKPGYLEAVIKKAIENARWCTADPVCMEIGSQGGQGPDSANLAACHNCTLVPETACEEFNRFLDRALIIGDLQTNKIGFFN; this is encoded by the coding sequence ATGGTAGAAATACCAGTACGTCGCGCTCAGTTGATTGCTCCGTTTGGTCCGGGAGCATTAACAGTAACAAAAGAGGGAGTGTCCGTAATTTGCGCCGGAGTTGACCATTGGTATAAAGATTATTACGGAACATATGAAAATACTGATTTGGATCATTATAAAATTCGTGAATGGCGCTTAGAAAGGCTCTTAAATGTATCCCATTTTCGATTGCCACCCGATTTTCGTGTTAAAGGACAATCTGACTTAGATATTAATTTGTATTTAAACGTCCCCTTTTTACGATTTCCCCAGTGGCATTATTGTCGCTTTTGTGGTCGGTTAGAAAAATTTAAACTTCATGTGAGTTCAAACAGACTAGAATGTCCGTCTTGTAAAAAGAAAGGTAACAGTAATCATCTAGTGCAGGTTCCGTACGTAGCTATGTGTGAACATGGTCATTTGCAAGATTTTCCTTGGAGGGAGTGGGTTCATGCAGAAGTGAACCCTAATTGTAAACAACCTATGTATCTAGAAAGTACGGGTGGTACAGGCTTATCCTCAATGGTTGTTAAATGCGAATGCGGTATTTCTCCGAGGAGTCTAATGCGAGTTACTTCTGCTTCTCCAAACGGTACTACTTTTTTAAGTGAAAACTTAGACAAGAACAAAGATATAGTATTTACATGTCAGGGAAAACGTCCATGGTTAGGTACTGAAGACAGTGAGCCTTGTTCAAATCATTTAAGAGCAACACTTCGGAATGCATCTAATCTTTATTTTGCTAAGGTAAAAAGTGCGATTTATATACCAGGAGATAATAAGAAGGAAGTTGAAGAAGTTATAGATATATTTCAAACAGAAACCTTTCAGACCTTTCTCGGGCTTCTTAACGAAGTTCAGTTATCTAATGAAAAGAAAGTTGAAAAGCTAAGGAACCTCGCGAAAAGAGAACTGAAACCATATTCTGACAGTTTGTTAAAAGAGGCTTTGAGCAGATTGGATGCCGAGTTCAAACCAAATGAATTAGAAATAAATGAAACTAGATACGAGCACCAACTTCGTTATGAAGAATATAAAGTACTAACCGAAACAACAGACCAGCATAATTTGAAAATAAAAAGTTTTGCAATGAAAGAATATAAGAAAGATGTATCTGATTTTTTTTCTGATGTGTTTTTAGTTGAGAAACTAAAAGAAACTAGGGTTCTTGCGGGTTTCACTAGAGTTATAAGTGAAAATGGTTTAAGCACTGATGAATTAAAGAATATGCTTAGGCAAACTAATTTAAGTTCCCAAGATGAGAATTGGTTGCCAGCATATGAAGTTTATGGTGAAGGTATATTTTTAAAGCTTGATGAAAAAAAATTATGCGATTGGGAGCAGAATACGGAAGTACTTAAAAGAATAAAACCATTACAAGATAAATTTGATGATCTATATTCACAAGGACGAATTGAATATAAAGAAATATCCCCTAGATATGTATTAATTCATACTCTAGCACATCTATTGATTAATCAATTAACTTTTGATTGCGGATATAGCACAGCTGCATTAAGAGAAAGATTATATGTTTCCAATCACACCCAAGAAAGTATGAATGGATTGCTTATTTATACAGCAGCAGGTGATTCTGACGGGACAATGGGTGGACTTGTAAAAATGGCTAAACCAGGTTATTTGGAAGCAGTAATTAAAAAAGCTATTGAAAATGCAAGATGGTGTACTGCAGATCCCGTATGTATGGAAATTGGTTCTCAAGGTGGACAGGGACCAGATTCAGCAAACCTTGCTGCATGCCACAACTGCACATTAGTTCCGGAAACAGCTTGTGAAGAATTTAATCGATTCTTAGATCGTGCATTGATAATTGGAGATTTACAAACAAATAAAATAGGTTTTTTTAATTAA
- the radC gene encoding DNA repair protein RadC, with protein MRAYFTENNNQMELFDQGNLAKRPAKRVNIISLKVIKESSFLYPKRNVKSPEDAFTLLKEHLSDVDREYFMVVCLDTKNQPTAVNVCHIGSLNASLVHPREVLKPAILSNAASILVAHNHPSNDPTPSREDIEVTKRLNEACKIVGIDLLDHLITGSDRFVSLKEKGYL; from the coding sequence ATGAGAGCATATTTTACAGAAAATAATAACCAAATGGAATTGTTTGACCAAGGCAATTTAGCAAAGCGACCTGCAAAAAGAGTCAATATTATCAGCTTAAAGGTCATTAAAGAAAGTAGCTTCCTTTATCCAAAAAGAAATGTAAAATCTCCAGAAGATGCCTTTACCTTGCTTAAAGAACACTTAAGTGACGTTGATCGAGAATATTTTATGGTCGTTTGCTTGGACACTAAAAATCAACCTACCGCAGTAAATGTATGTCACATTGGAAGTTTAAATGCTAGTTTAGTACACCCGAGAGAAGTTTTGAAACCAGCTATTTTATCCAATGCAGCATCAATATTAGTTGCACATAATCATCCGAGTAATGATCCCACACCAAGCAGAGAAGATATTGAGGTTACTAAAAGATTAAATGAAGCTTGTAAAATTGTCGGAATTGACTTATTGGACCATTTAATTACTGGATCGGATAGATTTGTATCACTTAAGGAAAAGGGTTATTTATAA
- a CDS encoding IS3 family transposase (programmed frameshift), which translates to MAKKGQQFQRYTNEFKQKAVLTYVNGSKSYKVVAEELGIRNCTQLKVWVKKWMNGQSFDERRGVSNPLKGRPRTNFKTVEEERDYLKAQVEYLKKQLSKSGKGGEDITRQAKYEIIEGLRGKYPVTWLMEIARIKRASYYKWKATLPQREERFKQEQDVREHIMAIHFIHPEFGRPRITDWLKESDFLINHKKVYRLMKEMGIQSVIRKKRKRHGHTPSVICPNRLKRNFKAVGPNQKMATDITYVSDGKEFYYLSVIQDLFNNEIVAWQISKRNDLELVLKTVDEWTNKKDVAGAVLHSDQGFQYTSKTYNNRLETFGVKGSHSRKGNCLDNACVESFFSHLKSEKLYIAQCKSEEEIRQAIEEFIYHYNYKRTQKKLKKRAPIEYRHALAA; encoded by the exons ATGGCTAAGAAAGGACAACAGTTTCAACGTTATACAAATGAATTCAAACAGAAAGCAGTATTAACATACGTTAATGGATCTAAAAGTTATAAGGTAGTGGCCGAAGAGTTAGGGATCCGCAATTGTACACAGCTTAAAGTATGGGTAAAGAAGTGGATGAACGGACAGTCATTTGATGAGCGGCGTGGAGTATCAAACCCTTTAAAAGGAAGGCCACGTACTAACTTTAAAACGGTGGAAGAAGAAAGAGATTATTTGAAGGCACAGGTAGAATACTTAAAAAAGCAGT TATCCAAATCTGGTAAAGGAGGAGAAGACATCACCCGTCAGGCAAAATATGAAATCATTGAAGGGTTAAGGGGGAAATACCCTGTCACCTGGTTAATGGAAATCGCCAGAATCAAGCGTGCCTCTTACTATAAGTGGAAAGCAACTCTGCCACAACGCGAGGAAAGGTTCAAACAAGAACAGGATGTACGAGAACATATAATGGCCATTCATTTTATTCATCCAGAGTTCGGGCGTCCTCGAATAACAGATTGGTTAAAGGAAAGTGACTTTTTGATCAACCATAAAAAAGTGTACAGGTTGATGAAGGAGATGGGCATACAGTCGGTGATCCGGAAGAAAAGGAAACGCCATGGCCATACACCTTCAGTTATATGTCCAAATCGCCTAAAGAGAAATTTCAAAGCGGTGGGTCCAAATCAGAAAATGGCAACAGATATCACATATGTTTCTGACGGCAAAGAGTTTTATTACCTGTCGGTCATTCAAGATCTATTCAACAATGAAATCGTGGCATGGCAAATATCCAAACGAAATGATTTAGAACTCGTATTAAAAACTGTTGATGAATGGACAAATAAAAAGGACGTAGCTGGAGCCGTTCTCCATTCGGATCAAGGCTTCCAGTATACGTCCAAGACATACAACAATAGGTTAGAGACATTCGGCGTCAAGGGCAGCCACTCTCGCAAAGGAAACTGCCTTGATAACGCATGCGTAGAATCATTCTTCTCACATCTCAAATCCGAAAAGTTGTATATAGCACAGTGTAAATCAGAAGAGGAAATACGGCAAGCAATCGAAGAATTCATCTATCATTACAATTACAAACGGACTCAAAAGAAATTAAAGAAACGCGCGCCGATTGAGTATCGACACGCGTTAGCTGCGTAG